One Portunus trituberculatus isolate SZX2019 chromosome 22, ASM1759143v1, whole genome shotgun sequence genomic window, TTTCTTTACGCAAGTTTCTTCTAGTGTTGGCACCACTATCTTCGTGTATACCGTCCTGGCACTAATGGCCGGCATGACACTTAGTAACGTCATCATGGCGATGAAGAGCAATAACTTAGCTAATTTTTTGCATGACCTGTCACGATTCAAAGGCGCCTCACCATCGCCTGCGCGTCGCTGGTACAGTAAACCCAAGACTCTTGTATTCACAATCACCCTGATGATAGCCGGAATCATGATGACGTGGACAACCTTGCAATCCATGCAAGCTACGAGCCCATGCCTAGCAGTCATCGCTTTACCTACATCCTTAATCGGCTTAGTGAACTTCGTGCTACCCATGGAGTTGCCTTCTATGATATTTGGCCTTCTGGTCGGCCACCTGGTGGTTGCCACGGAGACCGCTGTTGCTCGGGTCTCTTTTCTCCTCGACAGTGACACTGACGGCTCCTTCAAGTGTGAGGACAAGATGAAGGCGGCGAATGAGGCGTTGGGGGACCTCGAGGCTATCATTCGTGAGGTAACGTGGAGCAACACGGACATTGGTGTCCACAGTATTATCATTCCTAGAAAAGTCTAGGTACAGTTGCCTAATGAAGGTGATGTTATGTTTTATAAAGTTTACATACAAGAATGTTCAATTTGTAGACATGAATTGGATAGACTATGTGACGTAATTTCTCTGGTGAAGTGTCAACACTGGCATGTCTCAAGTGTCAGGCAATGGTGAGCGGCACGAGGCGGTGGCAGAAGCCTCTCGGGACACGAGTAACCCAATGATCTTTTCCCacaggtggaggtgaagcgggAGAGAGCCGCCCGCCACTTCTTCCCCTCCATCAGCATGTTCCTTCTGTCGGGGCTCATGCTTGGCATCACCAGCCCGTATGTCATGAATGTTGGCTCCATCCATAAAAGCATCAGCTTATCTTCGCTGCTTCTCGGATACTACATCATGGGTCGTCTGTGTCACATGGGCCAGGTCTTCGTCAACAAGGTGGGCAGAGCCAGACAGCTGCTGCGCCCTGGCTACGGCACTCAGTCATCCCTGTTCACTTGTATTGATTCGAGTACGTgcatgtttgtgagtgtgtggatggatgggtgactctgagaggtgagaggtaaaCTGTTTGTGTCTCGAGATTCTCTAAGTGAGAGTCCCGCCAGCAGTTAAGAAGGGATGTGACAGCCTTGCCTCAAAATAGTTAGGCTGTCACAGGATGTTTTTCAATAACTTTCGTCCTTTTTCAGATTAGTGAAGCCGAGGAACTCTTGAAGGACCTGCGGGTGAAGTGTCAGCTTCCTAATATTAAGAAAGAGGTGAGCCAGAGTACACAGACTTCAAATTTTCATAGTTTACCTTAAAAGTATATTTTCTGTGAACATCCTGCTTTTCAGAAAACTGCGTCTTTGTCCagccacgactctctctctctctctctctctctctctctctctctctctctctgatttccaCCATACATATTGGAGTCTACTGGTTCCTGATGCTCATTGGTAACTTTGCTGTTTCTGGAGGTGACGGGATGATTGACAGGTGACAGCGAGCCACAGTCTGAGGTACCACAGAACTTCCCTCTTCCCAGTAGCCTTGTCTTGCTACTCTTTTATTCTAatctttccctcttcactcAGGCTTTACACACAAGCTTTCCACGCTTACCCTTACCTTACCGCTGTGCCATATCCTCCTGGATGTGGGCAAACATGGACTTCCACCCTCTTCTATCCCTCGTGGCTCTGATGAACTGTCCACTCGTTATGTTTCCTCGTGCCAGCTTGACCAATCCGTCCGTGTATTTCACTCtctgtcttccctttcctctggtTCCCTCCACCATTCTCGTGACTATCATCTGCTATCTGTGTGCAAAATTGTCGTCTTCTCGAGTTTCTCCGGAAAAatgcacttgtttttttttcacattttagaATAGTTTACTGTACCCTACCATCACTCACAGCATCCACCCTCCTTTGTTAATATCTTCCAAACTGAGTGATAGCGGCTGTTATATTGAAAATAAGTGACGATAATACCAATGAAATTATCCACCGCCTGTCTCTTTATCATAAtccagaaaaataaacagcattaacagtaacagtagtagtatcggtaacTTATCTTCTGTTTCCGCATCTTTTATTGTTCCCTCTaccacaaaaataaagtaaataaacgaataaataagaCTTTTGGTTAACTTTAATAATATCTAAGGAAAATGGCAATCTAGTGGGcctttcttattatatttttcgttGCCTTTGgtcagcttcccctcttccataaaaaaaaaaaaaaattaattaacaccacttttctttatctaaatCTGAACTCAAACCTTTGTTAGAAACTATACCTTTAACGATTCAgagtttgtttcttcctctgtcCTGCCTCCTACTCGTGTTAACCCTGCAGGTAAGCCAGGTGATCGGCGGTCTGTCACCCATGCACACCTTCGATATGTGTGGGTGGTACACGCTGGGGTACTCTCAATTCCTCGGGGTACGTAGCCAATCCACTCctattcttcttgtcttcttgtttcattattttttttcttcgtttgtcTTCACTcgtctcttttgttctttttcgctCTTGTATGTAAGAATGATGTCTCGTTTTCAGATAATTTTCCTTTTAGATCATTTTCCTTTCAGATAATTTTCCTTGTAGATCATTTTCCTTTCAGATCATTTTCCTTGTagactattttcctcttctgcttttttcTGCCTCGCCTCCTTCGTTGTAAATAAGGAATGATAatggtatatgaaaaaaatatagtaaagaaatgtgttctttttcatgCCTATATTTCAAACTAAAgcgaacatacatacatacatacatacatacatatatacatacatacatgcatatacacATACTAAAATTGCTTTTGTTTAGCCTGCATTTCTTTCATACGTTTGTTAGATtgcaaagaaaagattaagaatttCTTTTATGTGCTAATTTGTTACATATTtcgtttctgtctctgtctgtctttgtttttctcactatttctatctctgtctctgtctctctctttttcttcccgtacgttccttccttctcgttgctattgtctctgtctctgtctatgtctgtctcttttcttctatatacGTTTCTCCGTTTTCGTTGTTAAtgtctctcactgtctctgtttctgtctctgtctttgtttcttttcttcctatacgTTTCTCCCTTCTATTCGCTGTCTTCCTGTCCCTATTCTCGTTATCCTTTTCCTACATCTCTTCATCCctattctcgtcctcctcttcctcttcttcctcctactccctgTGGTTGTCCTTcatatcctcctctccttttcttctccccatcttcctctttctcctcttcctcctccttgttatccTTCATTCCCACAGTTCATGAACACCGTGATGACCTACCTAGTGATAATCCTACAAGTGAAGGACACAGAAGAGCCGGATCCTAATAGACAAGACCTCCCTGCACCGCCAAACCAAACAGAACAGGGTGACATTTTGAAGTCTGGCGAATAATGACCGTCAGCATATCaatctacttattcattcaaCTGTTTGATTATCGATTCTGCCAACGCGTTTATCCATGTgcgttttctttcgtctttttagCTATTTTTCCATTTGATGTAAAATTCCTACCTCATAGGTTTGCGAAATAAGGTTAGCTCAAATATACATGATTTTCAACTGCAATGGGTGGATTTTTGTACCTGAGACTGTTTGAATGAAGAGTGTGTGATGAGTAAATCTTCCCACGCGACAGAGCTTGGCTGGGTTTAATAATTAGAGGTATTTAGTGGAACAGGGAAATTGGTCTGTCGGAATTTGTTGAGCTGGCAATAGCCAAGGAagtacacacatacgcacacacagatacacacacacacacacacacacacacacacacacacacacacacacacacacacacacacacacacacacacacacacacacacacacacacacacacacacacacacacacacacacggataattagatagctattactactactgctactgctgctactactactactactactactactactactactactactactactattactactagtactactactgctactactacaactaccactactaatacataACAACATTCGATTTGATTCGATAATAtgcatcttcctccctctcctccttctcctcctctaaagATGAATTGGAGGTGAATGTGTTCCATATAGAACACCTTCAATTCATAGAAAACCGACTTTATGCCGTAATGCTTAGATTGTGAGGAGTCGACCTGGCAACTCTAGGTGGCTGTTTGCTCTAACTAGAGAGCAAACCAATTAATGTAATAACATTCTATTATGTGATGATCGATTTCGTTCCTGCATCGCGCACCTCGAATTGCGTTTTATCGCTCACTGACGAGCGAAGCAAGGGATTCCTGACATCCTCACACACGAGCATTGACAGGCGAGCGTCCAGTGCCAAGAGTCCATAGCCACTGCTTCGTACTGTGTCTGCCCGCCGCCATGCTACCGTCAGACGCCCCATTGACAGTGTTGCCTTGGCGCATCCTGGTCCCTCTGCTGCAGCTGTATGGCTGCTTCCCATACAGGATATCTTCCACCAACTCTCCGCCAGTGTTCAGCCTCCCGCTGTGCCTGTGCAGCGTGGCCATGCAGTTATTGATGGTGGTCTTTTTAAGCATGACCTCTGATATGAAGAACATGTCATTGGTCTCACTGGACATGGGCGCCATCAGCTACGTCGTTTCCAGCACAGTCGTGGCAGTTTCATGGTCGCTGATTGGCTTCATCCTGCTGATGAATAGTGCTGCAGTCGCTTCTCTCCTGCATGACCTGTCCCAGATGCAGAATGTCTTCTCGCCGTCCTGGCGCCATTGGTTGTGCAATGCGAGGACACTGCTGATGCTGTCAAATGGGATTACTTCAACATGCTTCTCCgtatccttcatcttcctcactgTAAGACCCTCTACTATCCTGGACACTTTGTTCCTTACAATGACTGCTCTGATCAATCCTATCATCTTCTGGCTGCCCATAGAGCTGTTCTACTCGGTGCTCGCCGTCCTGGCCCACCATCTTCTGGTCAATACGAAGGCTACTGCGACCAAGGTGTCCGCTTTCCTCGCCGATAACGAGTCTTTTAAGTGCGAGAATGACGTGAAGACGACGATGGCGGCGCTGGTGCACCTGGACGCTGTCATTCAGGAGGTAAGTGAAAGAATGCGTCTGCAGTGGTGAACGGGATACAACGAATTGTTCAAAAGTTCTGTTACTTAGCCACAAAACAACTGTTAAAACTGTCATTAATTCAGCTtctaataattacaaaaaaatgcATTATACAAAATGACACTGAAACTATTAGCTTGTGTTAGGAGCACCACCGTGTTGTGGAATCTGCCGCCCAAAGAATATTTCAGAACGTGAGCAACCCggcaggtggaggtgaagcgggAGAAGACCACACGCCTGTTCTTCCCAATCATCAACATATTCTTCGTGATTGCGATCATGTTCGCCATCACCACCCCTTACTCCATCATTCAAGGGAGCAACACAGGCACCTTCGGAGCGTTGGTGTTAGGCTCCTACATCATGTACAGCCTGTTTCACGCGGGCCAGATGTTCACCAGCCAGGTTAGCCTTCTCGCTTCGCCGCGTGCCGCCGCTCAGGCGTCGATAGTTTTGTCAGATAGCTGGTTAATGAATGAGTGATGGCTAGATGGCTTATTAGCTTAATTATTATCTAGCCAGGTATTTAGTCACATTTTTTATCGCTGTCACTAAATCAGTCAattagtgagggagggagagagggaggaaggaagtgacagTTACTTGTTTAGTTAGTCTGGTAGCTAAATACTATCGAAGTCAGAGTTAATTAGCTGATTAATCAGATAGTTAAACACTCACTGAGTTAGATAGTGTCAGGCAGTCTGACAGTTTATAAGAGAGCTCGTAATTTGTATTACTGTAATAGATttatcagtcattcagtcagtcagttagtcaaacAGTCAGTTAACAACTCAGTCATCACAATCAGttcatagataaaaaaaaattgagtcatCACAATGTCTTCTCCAGGTGAGTGAAGCCGAGGGAGTCTTGAAGCAGCTGAGAGCCAAGAGTCAGGACCTCAGTGTCAGCCtaaaggtatgtgtgtgtgtgtgtgtgtgtgtgtgtgtgtgtgtgtgtttgatcacTGTTtgatcactgtttgatctgctgcagtctctgacgagacagccagacgttatcctacggaacgagctcagagctcattatttccgatcttcggataggcctgagaccaggcacacacaacacaccgggacaacaaggtcacaactcctcgatttacattccgtacctactcactgctagatgaacaggggctacacgtgaaaggagacacacccaaatatctccacccggccggggaatcgaaccccgttcCTCTGGCttttgaagccagcgctctaaccactgagctaccgtgtgtgtgtgtgtgtgtgtgtgtgtgtgtgtgtgtgtgtgtttttgagggaaggggaggctaACTGTTGTCTTGAATCTATAATGTCTCGTAAGTGATCAATCTATGAATTAACAATGTTTTCATTCGGAGTAATTTTGAGTAAACAATTACGAATATAAAATAATGCTTCTACttatcttactactactactactactactactactactactactactactactactactactactactactactactactactactactactactactactactactactactactactactactactactactactactactactattactactactgctaaataataacaacagtaataataacgataacaaaacATCTATAAGGACAGGTGAAATATACAGGTGTGTTCTACAGGTGAACCTTGTGATGGGGAGTTTGTCGTCTTTACTTACCTTCGATGTGTGTGGCTGGTACACCCTCAGCTACTCCTCCCTCCTTGCAGTAAGTACCTTTgatccttctttccatctttcttttcactcaatTCCTTTGTAGTATTCTCTGACTAGCCAAGACACGGATGGAGAGGTAAACTAGAGACGTACATTACTGCTGTTTATTATTGTACACACAAGCGAGCGGAGATGAGTCTAGCGGTGCGTATGTCCCGGAGTTTCGGTGCTGACTGGGACCGCCCAGCaactttgttctttttctgtctttctgtatttctatgttttttgtATCTTGTTTTGTACCACCCTTGTTGTATCTCCCCCTTCTTTTCTCAATAAACTTTGTAAACTTTGTAAACTTTATATAGGTAGTTCCACACCTGGGCCGGATtagctggtggtagtagtagtggtagcagtagcagtagtagtagtagtagtagtagtagtagtagtagtagtagtagtagtagcagtagttgtactactagtagtagtagtagtagtagcagtggtagtgtggTTCACAACACCTTCCTCGTAtctttcgtgtctttttttccttatgtatcttttataattcttttttgtCGTTGTAAGTGTTTAGCACATTAGAACATATGAAGtgtaaggaagctgcaagagactgTCAGTCCTACACGTGTGAGAGGAAAATTACCTAAATGCATCTATCATTCTCATCCATGAATTTGTCTAATATTCTTTAAaattccctattgactcagcactaacatgaTTCCTGAGTCCCTTCCATTCATCATCCACTTTGTTAGCGAAttatttccttcccatttctttcttagCTTGAATTTCTCAAGGTTGAATCCATTAattctggttctatcctggttactgatcctaagaacctTACTCATGTCTCCTTTGTTATGATATtttaccacttaaatacttctatcaggtctcctcttaacccacGTCTCTCGGAATGCAAGTTCAGTATTTTTCAATCTCGCTTCGTAGGGAATATTCTTCATCTCCTGTATCCTTATAGAcattctcctttgcactgattctAATAGAGACTTCCtattatgtggggatcaaaattgTACAGCATAGTCTAGATGTGGTTTGACCTGTGCCAAATATAAGTTTAATATTACTTCGGGATTTCTACATTCAACACTCCTAGAAATCATGTGCTCAGTCTTTAGTCATTTGTTATTGTCCTAATTTAATTTacccattttgtttttcttccttccttcctttcttttctcatctgttTCTATATAATCGtttctctatcccttcctttcactttttttcccttctttcctttgttcattaattcttttattttcattattttttccctgttttcttaatttttcctttgcatcacctttctttcttttgtgccttccttctttctttcacacagtTTTGTCTACGTAATGAAATATGATACAATAACACATCCAGTCAGGTGTCTAGTTACTACTTAATTGCAGGTAATCTACACGTAAGCCAGTACCTGTCAGTGTTATCATGATCGAAACAAATATGTACAAACATTCAAGCGCTAGTTCTCGTTTTCGTATTGTTTGGATAGCGTTCTAGTGACAAAATTTAATTACCTTTTTACTGCTAAcactccactctctcctcttccttctcttactcctagATCTTCAATACCATCATGACCTACATTGTGATAATATTCCAAATGGGAGGAGGAGCCATCAAGAACTCATAAGCCCCATAAGACCATTTATAGAAAACAGAGAGATACAAGGAGATACTTCAATAAACCGAGGGCTTTGATGGGGGACTTGCAGAAAAATGTAGAGGAGGAAAACGGTGAAAGTTTGGGCCACAGTTTGTTTTGAAAGGCTATACAGATGATAAGTCAGTTTTCATGGGTATTTTATCTCATTTGTGATGTAGAGAGTCTATATTAAACCACCACTATGCATGAAAACACTCCTGAAGACTCCAGTAACATCCTCTGCACCATGTCACGCTATGTTTGTGCATGAAGCACTTGATATTCACATGACAGACTCACAGACTCACGAGTTTTCCATAGATTTCGTGATTAATTtgcttcttatttatctatttatctatttattttttgatagAAAGGTGAAGCGAGTGTGCACACAGAGCCAAGATTgattgtgatctcgttgaatgtttccctttgtgtctcacaactcaagggggtagtcacagcctaccctctaaagacagctctccttcttcacacaaaactacatgcacttaccacacatacacccttcactccaaatcaaaatttaaaagaaaaatgggacccaaaataaacaacgcctcggagtccccctctgcggaggggaccaaaaatgtccccaggtcggacacctctcctgttgaagaccacaaatgccttgacacctccctcaactttttctacattaacttctgcaacattcgcggtcttagatctaattttcaatctgtggaacaccacctctcctctactaaacctcatcttcttttcctcaccgaaacacagctgtctgaggcaactgacagtagccccttccctcctactttctctattctcattttcattccaaagctggatgttgcgtctatgtacgcaacgacttaacttgctctcgtgcccacgctcttgagtcttccgaattttccaccatctggctacgacttaacagtcactctcaaactaaattcatctgtgctgtttatctctccctaactcttctgactatagtaatttcttcgactacttaacttctaaagtggagcacattctgtccctctaccctttcgctgagatttccattcttggagatttcaatgttcaccaccagctttggctttcctctcccttcactgaccaccctggtgaactagccttcaactttgctatcctccatgacctagagcaactggtgcaacaccctactcgtattcctgaccgtcttggagacacgcccaacattcttgatctcttcctcacctctaacccttctgcttatgctgtcaccctttcatctccgttgggctcctccgatcacaatctcatttctgtatcttgtcctatttttccaatccctccgcaggatccccaaagcgaaggtgcctctggcgttttgcctctgccagttgggggacctgaggaggtattatgctgattttcctggaatgattattgcttccgtgtcagagacccatctctttgtgctgaacgcataacagaggtgttagtatctggcatggaggcgtacattcctcattcttttctcaacctaaaccttctaaaccttggtttaactcagcctgttctcgtgctatacatgatagaggttgcccacaaaaggtacttgagccttccatctcctgaatctcatgcactttatatctctgcccggaatcatgccaagtctgttcttcaacttgccaaacactctttcataaataggaaatgtcaaaatctttcaaactcaaactctcctcgtgacttctggcatctagccaaaaacatctcaaataacttcacttcttcatctttcctcctttatttcatcctgatggcaccactgccatctcttctgtctctaaagctgaactcttttctcaaacctttgctcacaactccaccttggacgattctgggcttgtcctccctctcctcctccctctgactatttcatgtctacaatcaaaattcttcgtaatgatgttttccatgcccttgctggcctaaaccctcggaaggcttatggacctgatggggtccctcctattgttctcaaaaactgtgcttctgtgcttgcaccttgcctggccaaactcttccaactttgtctatcgacttctacctttccttcctgctggaagttcgcctacattcagcctgttcctaaaagggtgaccgttctaaccctcaaactaccgtcctatagctttaatctcttgcttgtctaaagtttttgaatctatcctgaataggaagattctcaaacatctgtcacttcacaatcttctgtctgatcgccagtatggcttccgtcaaggtcgctctactggtgatcttctggctttccttactgagtcttggtcatcctcttttagagatttcggtgaaacttttgctgttgcgttagacatatcaaaagcttttgatagagtctggcataaagctttgatttcaaaactgccctcttacggcttctatccttctctctgcaactttatctcatgtttcctttccgaccgctctattgctgctgtggtagacggctactgttcttctcctaaacctattaatagtggtgttcctcagggttctgtcctgtcacccactctctttctattattcattaatgaccttcttaaccaaacttcttgccctatccactcctacgctgatgataccaccctacatctttccacgttctttcagagacgtccaacccttcaggaaattaacagatcacgcggggacgccacggaacgcctgacttccgatctttctaagatttccgattggggcagagaaaatctagtagttttcaatgcctcaaaactcaattcctccatctatcaactcgacacaaccttccagacaactatcccctcttcttcaatgacactcaactgtctccctcttccacaatgaatatcctcggtctgtcctttgctcataatcttaactggaaacttcacatctcatctcttgctaaaacagcttctatgaagttaggtgttctgaggcgtctccgc contains:
- the LOC123507531 gene encoding uncharacterized protein LOC123507531, encoding MLPPDVSWTPVSWRVMVFLMQLCGCFPFKISATDDPPMFSVYLFLWSVFVIFITTSIHFSGYREVFFTQVSSSVGTTIFVYTVLALMAGMTLSNVIMAMKSNNLANFLHDLSRFKGASPSPARRWYSKPKTLVFTITLMIAGIMMTWTTLQSMQATSPCLAVIALPTSLIGLVNFVLPMELPSMIFGLLVGHLVVATETAVARVSFLLDSDTDGSFKCEDKMKAANEALGDLEAIIREVEVKRERAARHFFPSISMFLLSGLMLGITSPYVMNVGSIHKSISLSSLLLGYYIMGRLCHMGQVFVNKVGRARQLLRPGYGTQSSLFTCIDSSTCMFVSVWMDG